One stretch of Halictus rubicundus isolate RS-2024b unplaced genomic scaffold, iyHalRubi1_principal scaffold0166, whole genome shotgun sequence DNA includes these proteins:
- the LOC143363902 gene encoding uncharacterized protein LOC143363902, translating to MVIEERVESDHLPVVLTMKKGQKEKEREIRKKDKKGAQRVEWGREGKEKFRRLTEEIEVTGEEIGERLGELERKIKSVIEEIRSTEGMKESKRRGWWDKECIERKKELRRALRKWKEGKEEEEGYRRMKNKYKKLCEEKKEQEREKILTEAGKARTEGKVWDFLRKMGGGKGKAQTKEIEMEKWKEYFMGLLGGVENKIEGGGRRKRSEKRYGMEKDGLKSGK from the exons AtggtgatagaggaaagggtagaatcAGATCACCTACCGGTAGTGTTAACAATGAAGAAAGgacaaaaggaaaaggaaagggagataagaaagaaggataagaaaggagcgcaaagagtagaatggggaagagagggaaaagaaaaatttagaaggttAACAGAGGAAATAGAAGTAACAGGGGAAGAGATAGGGGAAAGACTAGGAGAACTAGAAAGAAAGATCAAGAgtgtaatagaagaaataaggagtactgagggcatgaaagagtcgaaaaggagaggatggtgggataaggaatgcatagaaagaaagaaggaactaagaagggcattaaggaaatggaaagaagggaaagaagaagaagagggatatagaagaatgaaaaacaaatacaaaaaactgtgtgaagagaaaaaagagcaggagagagaaaagatactaacggaagcagggaaagcgaggacagaaggaaaggtatgggattttctaagaaagatgggaggtggaaaaggaaaagcacaaacgaaagagatagaaatggaaaaatggaaggagtattttatggggctactaggaggagtagaaaacaagatagaggggggaggcaggaggaaaagaagcgagaaaa ggtatggaatGGAGAAGGATGGCCTGAAGAGTGGAAAGTAG